A window of Sphingobium herbicidovorans contains these coding sequences:
- a CDS encoding pectate lyase has product MSGVIRWTTQRPVIRNPYITIAGQTAPGGGILITHAGGQYGLTPLVVKNTHDVIIRHIRVRLDSRGETRASDSGIIFEKSSNVIIDHVSVSWAEDESIGGQGQNDNITISNSILAEGLRKHDKCALLSSDPKGKQNLTFIGNICAHNGDRNPDVNFFPGSCVDVVNNLIYNARSDFVEVWEQHGGSPVNIVGNYFKAGPNMIPGRYIVARQSVKATGRARIYVAGNHIEGMIDREPPAYVREAMVQTPSCPIGVPVIDAKQAYDRALTAAGAFPRDKVDQRIVNEVKKGTGNIRRNPGTIPEIAEGTPYTDSDGDGMPDSWEKANGTDPNRNDAWEDVDGDGWTNFDEFLDHAHRHVLTGSSLSETQGYSSKAGIVTAGVVALAVAAIAGLRVFLKAAVA; this is encoded by the coding sequence GTGAGCGGTGTGATCCGCTGGACGACCCAACGCCCCGTGATCCGCAATCCCTATATAACTATCGCAGGACAGACCGCTCCCGGCGGCGGAATTCTGATCACGCATGCTGGCGGCCAATATGGCTTGACGCCGCTCGTCGTCAAAAACACGCATGATGTCATCATCCGACACATCCGGGTGCGGCTGGACAGCCGCGGTGAAACGCGAGCTTCCGATAGCGGGATCATCTTCGAAAAAAGCTCCAACGTCATCATCGACCATGTCAGCGTTTCATGGGCAGAGGATGAAAGCATTGGCGGGCAAGGTCAGAACGACAATATAACCATATCCAATTCAATCCTGGCCGAAGGCTTGCGCAAACATGACAAATGTGCACTTCTAAGCAGCGATCCGAAAGGCAAACAGAATCTCACATTCATAGGAAATATCTGTGCGCACAACGGGGATCGCAATCCTGATGTCAATTTCTTTCCCGGCTCTTGTGTCGATGTCGTTAACAACCTTATCTATAATGCGCGATCCGATTTTGTTGAGGTTTGGGAACAACATGGCGGAAGCCCCGTCAACATAGTAGGAAACTACTTTAAAGCTGGACCTAACATGATCCCCGGCCGATATATTGTCGCTCGCCAGTCGGTGAAGGCGACAGGCCGCGCGCGGATCTACGTAGCTGGCAATCACATTGAGGGGATGATTGATCGTGAACCTCCGGCCTATGTTCGCGAAGCGATGGTGCAGACACCATCATGTCCCATTGGTGTTCCGGTCATTGACGCGAAGCAGGCCTATGATCGCGCGTTGACTGCGGCCGGGGCCTTTCCCAGGGATAAGGTGGACCAACGGATTGTGAATGAGGTGAAAAAGGGAACCGGCAATATCCGCCGGAACCCTGGCACCATTCCCGAGATTGCCGAGGGAACGCCTTATACAGATTCTGACGGTGACGGCATGCCCGACAGCTGGGAGAAGGCGAACGGCACGGATCCCAACAGAAACGATGCCTGGGAAGATGTGGATGGCGATGGGTGGACCAATTTTGATGAATTTCTGGATCATGCGCATCGGCACGTGCTGACAGGTTCAAGCCTTTCGGAAACCCAGGGATATTCTAGCAAAGCCGGGATTGTCACCGCAGGTGTCGTTGCTCTCGCCGTCGCCGCGATCGCTGGTCTGAGAGTCTTTCTAAAGGCGGCGGTGGCCTGA
- a CDS encoding DMT family transporter, whose amino-acid sequence MTSVLLSAAAQLILKIGMSSATVQGALAQSEQSLFRAAVVIATSPLIILGLSCFILSAVVWLLVLAHVDLSTAYPFIGLGLVLTVASGYFILGEPMPMTKLVGVGAIVFGVVLIGLSVSSKDRTEKLSGTLVQTSRL is encoded by the coding sequence GTGACAAGCGTACTCCTATCCGCGGCTGCGCAGCTTATCCTGAAGATCGGCATGTCCAGCGCCACAGTGCAAGGCGCTCTGGCCCAATCTGAACAGTCGCTGTTCCGTGCGGCGGTAGTCATTGCAACCTCGCCTCTGATCATCCTTGGGCTTAGCTGCTTCATATTGAGCGCGGTGGTGTGGTTGCTGGTCCTGGCGCACGTCGATCTTTCGACGGCTTACCCCTTCATTGGACTGGGCCTGGTCCTCACGGTAGCGTCAGGCTACTTCATCCTTGGGGAGCCGATGCCCATGACCAAGCTCGTCGGGGTCGGGGCCATTGTTTTCGGCGTGGTGCTGATCGGCCTCTCCGTGTCCTCAAAGGACAGGACGGAAAAGCTCTCAGGGACTCTGGTGCAGACGTCCCGACTCTGA
- a CDS encoding HAD family hydrolase: MSIPLDWDAIDLVIFDMDGTLYDQKRLRARMLMALMRDAIVRRSLNTLLTLREFRRCREALAESPAKDFLVAQYAVPATRRGCTAEAVRTMVAEWMEERPLSMLAACRRSGVQQLFEAITREGKRIAIFSDYPAAAKLAALGLTADFVVAATDPDVGRPKPDPTGLEKLLRLTGVSPDRAVLIGDRVDRDWAVAARLNMRALILSRGAPAEVECFESFADALFQPLYREKMA, encoded by the coding sequence ATGTCCATTCCGCTCGATTGGGATGCGATCGATCTCGTCATCTTCGATATGGATGGCACCCTTTACGATCAAAAGCGCCTGCGGGCGCGCATGCTGATGGCTCTGATGCGCGACGCGATCGTCCGCCGAAGCCTCAATACGCTACTGACACTTCGTGAATTTCGTCGCTGTCGCGAGGCGCTGGCGGAAAGCCCGGCCAAGGACTTCCTGGTCGCTCAATATGCCGTTCCCGCGACACGGCGTGGTTGCACCGCTGAAGCGGTGCGCACGATGGTCGCCGAATGGATGGAAGAGCGCCCCCTTTCCATGCTTGCCGCCTGTCGCCGCTCGGGGGTCCAGCAGCTCTTCGAAGCAATAACGCGCGAGGGCAAGCGGATCGCGATCTTTTCCGATTATCCGGCTGCGGCGAAGCTAGCCGCGCTAGGCCTCACCGCCGATTTTGTCGTCGCCGCTACTGATCCCGATGTGGGCCGTCCCAAGCCCGATCCGACAGGACTCGAAAAGCTCTTGCGGTTGACAGGGGTTTCTCCCGACCGTGCGGTGCTGATTGGCGATCGTGTCGATCGAGACTGGGCGGTGGCCGCTCGCCTTAATATGCGCGCGCTTATTCTGTCCCGTGGTGCGCCAGCGGAAGTCGAATGCTTCGAGTCTTTCGCGGACGCTTTGTTCCAGCCACTATATAGGGAAAAAATGGCCTGA
- a CDS encoding UbiA family prenyltransferase: MINQSDATNPGVVRSQASLRDYLAIARFDHMTKHVFIIPGIVLAYAIHQGAVHFSVDRLVVGFLSAILIASANYVINEWLDRESDAFHPVKSKRTAVHHALSPTLVYAEYFTLLLLGLFLGYQLGHLFFVASVAFGLSGISYNVEPIRTKDKVYLDVISESVNNPIRLLLGWAMVDSTALPPASLFIAYWAGGAFLMGAKRLSEYRDVVAGQGVDMLHRYRKSFRGYSSENLTVSCFLYAMLSAFFIAVFLIKYRLEYIVAFPFIAGLFAIYMWLALREGSVAQRPERLFRSRRLLAATGLAVLAVAVATFVDVPWLDSLSQPYLIKVD; this comes from the coding sequence ATGATCAACCAGTCTGACGCCACAAACCCCGGCGTCGTTCGTTCTCAAGCATCGCTGCGCGACTATCTTGCCATCGCGCGCTTTGACCACATGACGAAGCATGTCTTCATCATCCCGGGCATTGTGCTGGCCTATGCTATCCACCAGGGCGCGGTGCATTTTTCGGTCGATCGACTGGTGGTTGGCTTTCTGAGCGCTATCCTGATCGCGTCGGCCAATTATGTGATCAACGAATGGCTGGATCGCGAATCTGACGCCTTTCATCCGGTCAAGTCAAAACGTACCGCAGTTCATCATGCGCTTTCACCGACCCTTGTTTATGCTGAATATTTCACATTGCTGCTCCTTGGATTATTCCTGGGCTACCAATTGGGACATCTGTTCTTTGTCGCCTCGGTGGCGTTCGGACTCTCGGGAATAAGCTACAATGTCGAGCCGATCCGGACAAAGGACAAAGTCTATCTCGATGTCATCAGCGAGTCGGTAAATAATCCGATCCGTCTGTTGCTTGGCTGGGCCATGGTGGATTCTACCGCTCTGCCGCCGGCCAGCCTCTTCATCGCATATTGGGCAGGGGGCGCTTTCCTGATGGGCGCCAAACGCCTGAGTGAATATCGCGATGTCGTTGCTGGTCAGGGCGTCGATATGCTGCACCGTTACCGCAAATCATTCCGCGGCTATTCGAGTGAGAATCTCACCGTATCCTGCTTCCTCTACGCGATGCTTTCGGCATTTTTCATTGCCGTATTTCTGATTAAGTATCGCCTCGAATATATTGTCGCCTTTCCGTTCATCGCAGGGTTGTTCGCGATCTATATGTGGCTGGCGTTGCGGGAGGGGTCGGTCGCGCAGCGGCCTGAGCGACTATTTCGTTCACGCCGCCTGCTGGCTGCGACTGGCCTGGCCGTCCTGGCGGTTGCGGTCGCAACCTTCGTGGACGTGCCTTGGCTGGACTCGCTCTCGCAGCCCTATCTCATTAAAGTCGATTGA
- a CDS encoding GumC family protein — protein MLSQSGTLNAPLLEDRSDRPVEGGTGPSGLSVRQVIKIIRRHELLLGAIMFFTVLIVLLIQLTATPVYQATATVQVELNDDSGSPDLAARNQQRVANEAGIYRSRSLAERVVQDLKLAYDPRFNETPLPTSAILDNRRLQRLAGRLMSSTSITSLKESDFIEITVRSTSPDLASEIANQFPASLAAHRSVMRDDRQTKIVRQLDDERARLATEAHEAERAVADFRRQHQLLTGAGGAEDYAQINRIAAEAASAAAMRAAQSARAAGVAQAVGNITTVGATSPLLDQQRRQLDDLTRTRSELAMMYGSEHPKMRGLEAQISETSTSMRQEQARVLAAAATQAQAQAAREAGMARSEAASAASRAGQLEGTLRSITGKAFANTAATVELNALERNAEAARSAFAAMSTRAEEVKTSLAASGIHSRLMSPAAVPQDPISPRPKSATFAAFAGSLILGLLIVFGIELTDNRLWNAEQIYHQFGLRTFAMLPELAGDALTSAKANPVLQDPQSLFAEVARGLGSEVAEIAQPGKAQTVLITSPITGDGKSTVTLTLLAAAVAMGRRAIVIDLDLRRPSDEMRRSTDDSDGRPDLVDYLTGAVDARHMLPAPLRPQLPGSAESPGVTAVEPVVLSAREPARNPVALMRLGRVNELLDHLREQYDLMIINAPPTLATRDSRMLMKAADHTLLVVRWGRTTIEQVRAALQVLQKPVDGVVINRVDYAEHARRGYGDPVQFYMDSAEYFDGEMPTRRRWYERVTSFRWRDRADHMA, from the coding sequence ATGTTATCGCAATCGGGAACGCTGAACGCACCGCTTCTCGAAGACAGATCTGACCGGCCGGTTGAAGGTGGAACAGGACCTTCCGGCCTCTCGGTTCGACAGGTCATCAAGATCATTCGCCGGCATGAATTGTTATTGGGCGCAATTATGTTCTTCACGGTACTGATCGTACTGCTGATACAATTGACTGCGACGCCTGTTTATCAAGCCACTGCGACGGTGCAGGTCGAACTGAACGATGACAGCGGATCGCCGGATCTGGCCGCGCGCAACCAGCAGCGCGTCGCCAATGAAGCTGGCATCTATCGGTCCCGCTCTCTTGCCGAACGCGTGGTGCAGGATCTGAAGCTCGCTTATGATCCGCGCTTTAACGAGACGCCGCTCCCCACAAGCGCCATTTTGGATAATCGGCGGTTGCAGCGCCTTGCCGGAAGGCTGATGTCCAGCACATCGATCACCAGCCTCAAGGAATCCGATTTCATCGAGATCACCGTGCGATCCACATCGCCTGATCTGGCGTCTGAGATCGCCAACCAATTTCCTGCCAGTCTCGCTGCTCACCGGTCGGTCATGCGCGATGACCGGCAGACAAAGATCGTCCGCCAACTGGATGACGAGCGGGCAAGGCTTGCCACCGAGGCGCACGAGGCCGAGCGGGCGGTCGCCGATTTCCGCCGCCAACACCAGCTGCTCACTGGCGCCGGTGGGGCGGAAGATTATGCGCAGATCAATCGGATCGCGGCTGAAGCCGCGTCCGCCGCCGCCATGCGCGCCGCGCAGAGCGCGCGCGCCGCTGGCGTAGCTCAGGCCGTGGGCAACATCACGACTGTTGGCGCGACCTCTCCTTTGCTTGATCAGCAAAGGCGGCAATTGGACGATCTGACCCGCACGCGCAGCGAACTGGCTATGATGTATGGGTCGGAACATCCCAAGATGCGCGGCCTTGAAGCGCAAATCTCGGAAACGTCCACCAGCATGCGCCAAGAACAGGCCAGGGTTCTTGCCGCGGCTGCGACGCAGGCTCAGGCGCAGGCCGCCCGCGAAGCGGGGATGGCAAGGAGCGAGGCCGCCTCTGCCGCGTCCCGAGCCGGTCAGTTGGAAGGAACGCTGCGTTCGATCACCGGCAAGGCGTTTGCGAATACCGCTGCTACCGTCGAACTGAACGCGCTTGAGCGGAATGCGGAGGCGGCCCGCAGCGCGTTCGCTGCGATGAGCACGCGAGCCGAAGAGGTAAAGACCAGCCTCGCCGCATCCGGAATTCATTCGCGCCTGATGTCACCTGCCGCCGTTCCACAGGATCCGATCTCGCCGCGCCCGAAGTCCGCGACCTTTGCCGCCTTCGCGGGATCCTTGATCCTCGGGCTGCTGATAGTGTTCGGGATCGAGTTGACGGACAATCGCCTCTGGAATGCCGAGCAGATATATCATCAGTTCGGCCTTCGCACCTTCGCCATGTTGCCGGAACTGGCCGGTGACGCCCTGACATCGGCAAAGGCGAATCCCGTGCTTCAGGATCCTCAGTCTCTATTCGCCGAAGTGGCTCGGGGCCTTGGCAGCGAGGTGGCCGAAATAGCCCAGCCCGGGAAAGCCCAGACGGTGCTGATCACTTCGCCAATCACCGGCGATGGCAAATCAACGGTCACCCTTACGTTGCTCGCGGCGGCTGTCGCCATGGGCCGCCGCGCGATCGTCATCGACCTCGATCTGCGCCGTCCCAGTGACGAGATGCGGCGTTCAACCGACGATTCCGACGGAAGGCCTGACCTGGTCGATTATCTGACCGGGGCGGTCGATGCGCGTCACATGCTTCCTGCGCCTTTGAGGCCACAATTGCCTGGAAGCGCAGAGTCGCCCGGGGTCACCGCCGTGGAGCCGGTTGTGCTTAGCGCACGGGAACCTGCGCGCAATCCGGTTGCGCTCATGCGGCTGGGCAGGGTCAACGAATTGCTGGACCATCTGCGTGAACAATATGACCTCATGATCATCAACGCGCCACCCACGCTCGCGACGCGTGATTCGCGTATGCTGATGAAGGCAGCCGACCACACCCTGCTGGTTGTGCGCTGGGGCCGCACCACGATCGAGCAGGTGCGCGCCGCGCTGCAGGTGCTGCAAAAGCCGGTGGATGGGGTGGTCATAAATCGTGTGGATTATGCAGAACATGCGCGCCGCGGCTATGGCGACCCTGTCCAGTTCTACATGGACTCAGCAGAATATTTCGACGGCGAGATGCCTACCCGCCGCCGTTGGTACGAGCGGGTAACTTCGTTCCGCTGGCGCGATCGCGCGGATCATATGGCGTGA
- a CDS encoding cytochrome c oxidase subunit II, with product MSIAVAIAMLVLGSVAFHLFSPWWRTPLASNWGSIDSALDITLWICAAAFILLNLFMAWTLVRYRHRAGHRAHYEPENSSLEKRLTIWTAIGIAGMLAPGLAAWGRYVSVPQDAAIVEAVGQQWQWSFRYPGPDGVLGAAGVKYITPDNVLGLDPLDPFGRDDLLVEAGDLHLPLGKPVKIVLRSKDVLHNFYVPEFRAKMDLVPGIVTYFWMTPTKAGTFDILCAELCGTGHHEMRGKVIVETPKAFAQWRAQQTSFGQILAEAPPAAMSILLIKANACIVPTDRSAR from the coding sequence GTGTCGATTGCGGTCGCCATCGCCATGCTGGTGTTGGGTTCGGTCGCATTTCACCTGTTCAGCCCCTGGTGGCGGACGCCGCTTGCCTCCAATTGGGGCTCCATCGACTCCGCGCTCGACATAACACTGTGGATTTGCGCGGCGGCATTTATCCTGCTGAACCTGTTCATGGCGTGGACACTGGTTCGCTATCGGCACCGCGCGGGGCATCGCGCGCATTATGAACCGGAAAACAGCTCGCTGGAAAAGAGGCTGACCATCTGGACCGCGATCGGCATAGCCGGGATGCTCGCGCCGGGACTGGCGGCGTGGGGCCGCTATGTGTCGGTGCCGCAGGATGCAGCGATTGTCGAGGCAGTTGGCCAGCAGTGGCAATGGTCCTTCCGCTATCCCGGTCCCGACGGCGTGCTGGGCGCAGCTGGGGTTAAATATATAACCCCCGACAACGTGCTTGGCCTCGACCCTCTCGACCCATTCGGACGGGACGATCTGCTGGTAGAGGCCGGGGACTTGCATCTGCCGCTGGGCAAGCCGGTGAAGATCGTGCTGCGGTCAAAAGATGTTCTGCACAATTTCTACGTGCCTGAGTTCAGGGCGAAGATGGATCTGGTGCCAGGTATCGTCACCTATTTCTGGATGACTCCCACCAAGGCGGGGACCTTCGATATCCTCTGCGCGGAGCTGTGCGGTACGGGGCATCATGAAATGCGGGGCAAAGTGATTGTCGAAACGCCAAAGGCGTTCGCGCAATGGCGGGCACAGCAGACAAGCTTTGGTCAAATCCTTGCTGAAGCGCCGCCGGCCGCAATGTCCATCCTGCTGATCAAGGCCAACGCCTGTATCGTGCCCACCGACCGGAGCGCCCGTTGA
- a CDS encoding cytochrome c oxidase subunit I: MATTLADDLRPLHHPRSWITKYVWSQDHKVIAIQYSVTAISIGLVALALSGLMRLQLGFPGVFPSIQPDNYLQFVSMHGMIMVVYLLTALLLGGFGNYLIPLMIGARDMVFPFVNMLSYWLYLLSVIVLVAGFFVPGGPTGAGWTLYPPQAISEGTPGHQWGIATMLVSLAIFVAAFTMGGLNYVTTVLQARTKGMTLMRMPLSVWGIFTASVMGLLAFPALFVAAIMMLFDHFAGTSFFMPTMQSMGAITDTQGGSPLLFQHLFWFFGHPEVYIVALPAFGIVSDLISVHARRNIFGYRMMVWAIVIIGALSFLVWAHHMYVSGMNPYFGFFFATSTLIIAIPTAIKVYNWLLTLWRGDIHMRVPMLFAIAFIFTFIHGGLSGLFLGNVSVDVPLSDTFFVVAHFHMVMGVSPVLVIFGAIYHWYPKITGRMWNEALGKLHFWITFLGTYAIFLPMHYLGILGVPRRYYALGETAFIPQSVHLANEWISIAALIVFAAQGLFFFNMIWSLFRGPRADPNPWGAASLEWLTPQTPPTHGNWGAKLPVVYRWAYDYSVPDAPRDFIPQTEPRT, from the coding sequence ATGGCTACCACCCTGGCCGACGACCTGCGACCGCTGCATCATCCGCGCAGTTGGATCACTAAATATGTCTGGAGCCAGGATCACAAGGTTATTGCGATCCAGTATAGCGTCACCGCGATTTCGATCGGACTGGTGGCGTTGGCGCTGTCCGGGCTGATGCGGTTGCAATTGGGCTTTCCGGGCGTCTTTCCCTCCATCCAGCCGGACAATTATCTCCAGTTCGTGTCGATGCACGGCATGATCATGGTCGTTTACCTGCTTACAGCCCTGCTGCTCGGTGGCTTTGGCAATTATCTGATCCCGCTGATGATCGGGGCGCGGGACATGGTGTTCCCCTTCGTAAATATGCTCAGCTACTGGCTTTATCTGCTGTCGGTGATCGTACTGGTCGCGGGCTTCTTCGTGCCGGGCGGACCAACGGGGGCGGGCTGGACGCTTTACCCACCCCAGGCGATCAGCGAAGGGACGCCAGGGCATCAGTGGGGCATCGCCACGATGCTGGTCAGCCTGGCCATCTTCGTCGCGGCCTTTACCATGGGCGGGCTTAATTATGTGACGACGGTGCTGCAGGCGCGGACCAAGGGCATGACGCTGATGCGGATGCCCCTATCGGTGTGGGGCATCTTCACCGCATCGGTTATGGGCCTGCTCGCCTTCCCCGCGCTGTTCGTCGCCGCGATCATGATGCTGTTCGATCATTTTGCAGGCACCAGCTTCTTCATGCCGACCATGCAGTCGATGGGCGCGATCACCGATACGCAAGGCGGAAGCCCCCTGCTGTTCCAGCATCTCTTCTGGTTCTTTGGCCACCCCGAAGTCTATATCGTCGCCCTGCCGGCCTTCGGCATAGTGTCCGACCTGATCAGCGTCCACGCGCGACGCAACATCTTTGGATATCGCATGATGGTCTGGGCGATCGTCATCATCGGCGCGTTGAGCTTCCTCGTCTGGGCGCATCATATGTATGTAAGCGGGATGAACCCCTATTTCGGGTTCTTCTTTGCCACATCGACGCTGATCATAGCCATTCCGACCGCGATCAAGGTCTATAACTGGCTGCTGACCCTGTGGCGGGGCGACATTCATATGCGCGTGCCGATGCTGTTCGCGATCGCCTTCATCTTCACCTTCATCCATGGGGGGCTGTCGGGCCTGTTCCTAGGCAATGTCAGCGTTGACGTGCCCCTGTCCGACACCTTCTTCGTCGTCGCACATTTCCACATGGTGATGGGCGTGTCGCCAGTGCTGGTGATCTTCGGCGCCATCTATCACTGGTATCCAAAGATTACCGGCCGGATGTGGAACGAAGCGCTCGGCAAGCTCCACTTCTGGATCACTTTCCTCGGAACCTACGCGATTTTCCTGCCGATGCACTATCTGGGCATATTGGGTGTGCCGCGCCGTTATTATGCGCTGGGGGAAACGGCCTTCATCCCGCAATCAGTTCATCTGGCAAATGAATGGATCAGCATCGCGGCACTAATCGTGTTTGCCGCACAGGGCCTCTTCTTCTTCAACATGATCTGGAGTCTGTTCCGGGGACCGCGCGCCGACCCCAATCCGTGGGGCGCTGCGAGCCTGGAATGGCTGACGCCGCAGACGCCGCCCACCCACGGCAATTGGGGTGCGAAACTGCCGGTCGTCTATCGCTGGGCCTATGACTACAGCGTGCCCGATGCGCCGCGCGACTTCATCCCCCAGACGGAACCGCGCACATGA
- a CDS encoding cytochrome c oxidase subunit 3 family protein gives MTILSRLAEKSWEPASDRDPVVPSRSRPSAGSVGLAVYLAVAMVMFSLLGAAYFMRMGLHASMGHADDWIPMPDPPLLWINSAILVASSVAWEIARRSDAEGPWVRASIAGTALGLFFLVGQWILWRQYQAGGYYLASNPANAFFYLLTALHAIHILVGLVAGARVLAERNRAHVRLCAIYWHFLLFIWILIAALLVST, from the coding sequence ATGACCATCCTTTCGCGCCTCGCCGAGAAAAGCTGGGAGCCCGCGAGCGACCGTGATCCCGTCGTTCCGTCCCGGAGCCGGCCTTCCGCCGGGAGCGTCGGCCTTGCCGTATATCTTGCCGTTGCGATGGTCATGTTCTCGCTGTTGGGCGCGGCGTACTTCATGCGCATGGGGCTGCATGCCTCAATGGGCCATGCGGACGACTGGATCCCCATGCCCGATCCGCCGCTGCTGTGGATCAACAGCGCCATTTTGGTAGCGAGCAGTGTAGCTTGGGAAATTGCGCGGCGATCCGATGCCGAAGGCCCTTGGGTCCGCGCTTCGATTGCCGGAACAGCGCTTGGCCTTTTCTTCCTCGTTGGTCAGTGGATACTGTGGCGCCAATATCAGGCGGGGGGCTATTATCTCGCCTCCAATCCGGCAAACGCCTTCTTTTATCTGCTCACCGCGCTGCATGCCATCCACATCCTTGTCGGATTGGTCGCTGGCGCAAGAGTGCTGGCGGAGCGGAACCGGGCACATGTCCGCCTTTGCGCGATCTACTGGCACTTCCTTCTGTTCATTTGGATTCTGATTGCCGCGCTGCTCGTATCGACATGA
- a CDS encoding heme-copper oxidase subunit III family protein, producing the protein MSNSLSDKRDREIITPSLREIAADWSADQEVFRHTHWGKAMMWIFLLSDTFIFSCFLTGYMTMRSSATLPWPNAAEVFALNIGGQDIPLILIAIMTFVLISSSGTMAMAVNFGYRRDRRKTAKLMLLTAVFGLMFVGMQAFEWTKLIHEGVRPWSNPMGAPQFGASFFMITGFHGLHVTCGVILLLIIAFKVARGHYDRTGDYSAVEITGLYWHFVDLVWVFIFALFYLW; encoded by the coding sequence ATGTCCAATAGCCTGTCGGACAAAAGAGATCGGGAGATCATAACGCCGTCCCTGCGCGAAATCGCCGCAGACTGGTCAGCCGATCAGGAGGTGTTTCGCCATACCCATTGGGGCAAGGCGATGATGTGGATATTCCTCCTCTCCGACACCTTCATCTTTTCCTGCTTCCTGACGGGCTATATGACGATGCGATCGTCCGCGACTCTGCCCTGGCCCAACGCAGCCGAAGTATTTGCCCTCAACATCGGCGGGCAAGACATCCCCCTCATCCTCATCGCGATCATGACCTTCGTCCTGATCAGTTCCAGCGGCACGATGGCGATGGCCGTCAATTTTGGATACAGGCGTGACCGGCGCAAGACGGCGAAACTGATGCTGCTGACCGCTGTGTTCGGCTTGATGTTCGTCGGCATGCAGGCTTTCGAATGGACCAAGCTGATCCACGAAGGCGTGCGCCCCTGGAGCAATCCCATGGGCGCACCGCAATTCGGCGCATCCTTCTTCATGATCACCGGCTTCCACGGCCTGCATGTCACATGCGGGGTCATCCTGCTGTTGATCATCGCGTTCAAGGTGGCGCGCGGCCATTATGACCGGACGGGCGATTACAGCGCAGTCGAGATTACCGGGCTCTACTGGCATTTCGTCGATCTGGTCTGGGTCTTCATATTCGCCCTCTTCTATCTCTGGTGA
- a CDS encoding cytochrome C oxidase subunit IV family protein — MEHEIASPETTAAHEGQQHPISLYLKVWGYLFLLSAMSYMVDYVQIQGIVRWTLIILFMLLKAGLILSIFMHLAWERLSLIYAILVPPLLLLVLVRIMMVEADYAFWTRAIFMGGGG, encoded by the coding sequence ATGGAGCATGAAATAGCCAGTCCTGAAACCACTGCCGCCCATGAAGGACAGCAGCATCCCATCAGCCTTTACCTCAAGGTATGGGGCTATCTGTTCCTGCTGAGCGCCATGTCGTACATGGTCGACTATGTGCAGATCCAAGGGATCGTCCGCTGGACGCTGATCATCCTCTTCATGCTGCTGAAAGCGGGCCTTATCCTCTCGATCTTCATGCATCTTGCGTGGGAAAGACTGTCACTGATCTACGCCATCCTGGTGCCGCCGCTGCTGCTGCTGGTCCTGGTGCGCATCATGATGGTCGAAGCGGATTATGCCTTTTGGACGCGGGCGATCTTCATGGGCGGGGGAGGATGA
- a CDS encoding c-type cytochrome, whose amino-acid sequence MRWLVTGLCIAGATGALWSANWFAGQLYPHSNGGDLAYEPADDMPPRIDMASVQRDWPASLGAPGEGNRLIAYHREMRGKAPLPDAASIPTQAPVDLGTLLARADVTMGKAKIQLCASCHDFTQGGPNRIGPNLWGVVGRPVGGHPGFAYSPAMIADGGGWTYDKLFAFLASPARDMPGTKMAFTGLRRPEDRAALIRYLATLGSGAPPLPKLAQDGASQ is encoded by the coding sequence ATGCGCTGGCTGGTAACGGGCCTTTGTATTGCCGGAGCGACCGGCGCGCTCTGGAGCGCCAACTGGTTCGCGGGGCAACTCTATCCACACAGCAATGGAGGGGACCTTGCCTACGAGCCAGCGGACGACATGCCTCCGCGCATCGACATGGCATCCGTGCAGCGGGACTGGCCCGCGAGCCTCGGCGCCCCGGGCGAAGGCAACCGGCTGATCGCCTATCATCGTGAGATGCGGGGAAAAGCTCCCCTGCCCGACGCCGCATCCATACCGACTCAAGCGCCCGTCGATCTCGGTACGCTGCTTGCTCGGGCCGATGTCACTATGGGCAAGGCGAAGATACAACTGTGCGCCAGTTGCCACGACTTCACCCAGGGTGGGCCCAACCGCATCGGGCCGAATTTGTGGGGCGTGGTTGGACGTCCTGTTGGGGGCCACCCCGGCTTTGCCTACTCGCCCGCGATGATCGCGGACGGTGGCGGCTGGACCTATGACAAGCTGTTCGCATTCCTCGCATCACCGGCACGCGACATGCCCGGGACGAAGATGGCCTTTACGGGTCTGAGGCGACCGGAGGATCGGGCGGCGTTGATCAGGTATCTCGCTACTTTGGGAAGTGGAGCGCCGCCGCTGCCGAAACTCGCGCAGGACGGCGCTTCCCAATAA